GTACCGAGGTTTTATGAACAATGCACAATTGATTAATCTGAGCTTGATAATTATAGGCATCTCGGGAAGCATTTATGCCCTCTATTCGATATTTATCCGGGTTGTCAGGCGTGAAATAGCGAACACGGTTAAAAGCAATCTCCTCGAATTGAAGGGACAGATCAAGATTCAGAATGCAAATCATCGATAAACTGATCGTCCTGTCCGCGATTCTGACCATCTCCCTCGCCGTTTATTATGTTCTGTATTTTTATACGAGCGACGTGGTAGTAAACTTGCTGGCAGTGATTATCGGGATAGCCGGTTTTTTGCTCGGGCTGCTTGAATTTATCAGGAAAAAATAGGAACGCCATGATCGATATAGGAAAACTCTACTGCGGGGGATCATCAACGGGCGACGGACTGCGCTACGGCACCGAGGCGCACGGCGACGCGCACGGGAACGCCCCGCACCAACGGCAGGTGCTCGCGAGCGAGCGCAGGCCCATCATTGTCTGGAGCACGACGCGCAGCTGCAACCTGAACTGCGTACACTGCTACACGGACTCCGATAACCGGAAGTACGACGGCGAGCTCACCACAAGCGAGGGGCTCGCGCTCGTGGACGGCCTGGCGGAGTTCGGCATCCCCTCGCTCCTGTTCTCGGGCGGGGAGCCCCTCATGCGCAAGGACCTCTTCACGCTCATCGAGCGCGCCACGGAAAGGCGGATCCGGCCGGTAATTTCCACCAACGGCACGCTCATCGACCGCGACGCCGCGCGCGCAATCAAGGACTCGGGCGTGGTGTACGTGGGCATAAGCCTGGACGGGATGGAGGGCGTGAACGACAAATTCCGCGGCGTCAAGGGCGCGTTCACCCGCGCGATGAAGGGGTTCGAGAACTGCATCGCCGTGGGCCAGCGCGTGGGGCTGCGCCTTACCCTGACGAAACGCAACTACGAGGACCTTGACGGGATCTTCGATTTCATCGAGCGCGAAAAAATCAACAGGGCGTGCTTCTACCACCTGGTCTATTCGGGACGGGGGGGCAATCTTTACGCGGACGATCTCACGCACCGCGAGTCCCGCGCGGCCATGGACACCATACTGGAAAGGACCCAGGATTACTTCAACCGCGGGCTCGATATCAACATCCTCACCGTGGACAATCATGCCGACGGGGTGTACATCTACCTGAAGCTCAGGGAGAAGAATACCGCGCGTGCGGAAGAGGTTCGCGAACTGCTCACGTGGAACGGGGGCGGCGCGCATTCGACCGGGGTGGGAATCGGCAACATCGACTTCGTGGGAAACGTGCACCCGGACCAGTTCTGGCAGGACTATACCCTTGGCAATATCCGCGCGCGCAGCTTCGCCGACATCTGGATGGACGAGGGCGAGCCCCTCATGAAGGGCCTCAAGCACAAGGCCGACTACATCAAGGGGCGCTGCCGCGTGTGCGCCCACCGCGCGCTCTGCACGGGGGCCATGCGTGTCCGGGCGTATCGCACCTTTGGCGACCCGTGGGCGCCGGACCCGCAGTGCTTTATCAGCGACGAGGAGATCGGGCTCGACGAAAAGAAGAAAAACGAGCTTCGCGCGTGCGGGGAGGAGTTTTCCGTGCCCGAGGAGCTTAAGCGGTAGATGAAGCGTATTCTTATGGATTGTTAATTATTGTCCTTCACTCAATAATCCCACCAAGAAAAGCTTTTTTCTTGACAATTTAATTCGATAATATAATTATATTAACCCTAAAGGTTAATATAATTAGATGGACATTGTTTTCGGCAATACTGTGGTCAGAAAAATATGCCAGAATGCGGTTGGAAAACTGAAAAGGCGTCTTGATGACATCAGAGATGCGGATACCATGGAGGTTCTGCTCACCCTGCCGGGGCGCTGCCACGCCCTCGTTGGAAACAGGAAGGGCCAATGGGCAATGGACGCGGAGCATCCCAGGCGTCTAATTTTCAGACCACTCGGAAATCCCTTGCCCGTGTCGAAAGACGGACGAATTGATTTAAAGCTGATAACCGCGATAGAAGTTATCGACGTGGAGGATTATCATGGTAAATAGAATGATTAACGAATATAATCCGGAAACAGTAACCCATCCGGGCGAGACCCTCAACGATGTGTTGGAAGAAAAGGGAATGTCCCAGGCGGAGCTTTCCGAAAGGACAGGCCGCCCTAAAAAAACGATAAATGAAATAATAAAGGGAAAGACGTCAATTACCGCTGAAACCGCGATTCAATTTGAGAGGGTTCTGGGAATTCCCGCGTCTTTCTGGAATAACCGGCAAAGAAGATTCGATGAATTCGTTGCGCAGAAAGCGGAGGGAGACAAGCTGCTGAAACACCGGCAATGGATAAAAACCTTGCCGATAAAAGAGATGATTTCAAATAACTGGCTTCCCGCCATAAAACAGGAAAAAGCGCTGTTAAACGAGGTTTTTAAGTTCTTTGGGATCAACTCGCCGGACGAATGGACTTCCGTATGGGACAAACCTTCCATTGTATATCGACAGTCAAAAGCATTCACTAAAAATCCAATAGCGACATCGGTATGGTTGAGGGCTGGTGAAATTGAGGCTCAGAAAATACAATGTAAACCCTTTGATAGAACTCGATTTAAGATTATTTTGAATCAAATAAAGCCTTATACCAGGGAAGTGCCGGATCTCTTCGCAGAAAAAATGATCGAAATGTGCGCCGCAACCGGTATAGCTTTAGTTTTTGTACCTCCATTAAAAGGTGTTCCCGTGTATGGTGTGACAAGGTGGC
This genomic stretch from Spirochaetota bacterium harbors:
- the higA gene encoding addiction module antidote protein, HigA family is translated as MVNRMINEYNPETVTHPGETLNDVLEEKGMSQAELSERTGRPKKTINEIIKGKTSITAETAIQFERVLGIPASFWNNRQRRFDEFVAQKAEGDKLLKHRQWIKTLPIKEMISNNWLPAIKQEKALLNEVFKFFGINSPDEWTSVWDKPSIVYRQSKAFTKNPIATSVWLRAGEIEAQKIQCKPFDRTRFKIILNQIKPYTREVPDLFAEKMIEMCAATGIALVFVPPLKGVPVYGVTRWLNPERALIQLSLRGKYEDIFWFTFFHEAGHILLHGKRDVFIESNIENNSKENEADSFARDILIPQEEWEKFIQANIFSAEKIKTFAKEMNISPAIVVGRLQHERKIAFAQLNGLRRKYELSSNDQ
- a CDS encoding killer suppression protein, with amino-acid sequence MDIVFGNTVVRKICQNAVGKLKRRLDDIRDADTMEVLLTLPGRCHALVGNRKGQWAMDAEHPRRLIFRPLGNPLPVSKDGRIDLKLITAIEVIDVEDYHGK
- a CDS encoding radical SAM protein, whose translation is MIDIGKLYCGGSSTGDGLRYGTEAHGDAHGNAPHQRQVLASERRPIIVWSTTRSCNLNCVHCYTDSDNRKYDGELTTSEGLALVDGLAEFGIPSLLFSGGEPLMRKDLFTLIERATERRIRPVISTNGTLIDRDAARAIKDSGVVYVGISLDGMEGVNDKFRGVKGAFTRAMKGFENCIAVGQRVGLRLTLTKRNYEDLDGIFDFIEREKINRACFYHLVYSGRGGNLYADDLTHRESRAAMDTILERTQDYFNRGLDINILTVDNHADGVYIYLKLREKNTARAEEVRELLTWNGGGAHSTGVGIGNIDFVGNVHPDQFWQDYTLGNIRARSFADIWMDEGEPLMKGLKHKADYIKGRCRVCAHRALCTGAMRVRAYRTFGDPWAPDPQCFISDEEIGLDEKKKNELRACGEEFSVPEELKR